From the genome of Solidesulfovibrio carbinolicus, one region includes:
- a CDS encoding ERF family protein, with translation MENYQSTEISELAKALINVQRTIQPAVKDATNPFVQNRYATLNSVMDSCREALLGNSIWMTQFPVPAEPGYLGLVTKLTHAESGQWQSSLAVVPLPKADPQGMGSAMTYARRYALSAMLGIVTDDDDGEDAKMPTKTTSPSRRPQNAPLAHKGTPSDERPGQVDKNASDSKHGVQNFLALLPRIDGITYQTVPADGGQTCIIATGNTAAKKALLSEAGFRWNPQRKVWWRYAHAS, from the coding sequence ATGGAGAACTATCAATCGACAGAAATTTCAGAATTGGCCAAGGCCCTCATCAACGTGCAACGAACAATTCAGCCTGCGGTGAAGGATGCTACCAATCCCTTTGTCCAAAATCGGTACGCGACGCTCAATAGCGTCATGGATTCCTGCCGCGAAGCCTTACTCGGCAACAGCATTTGGATGACGCAGTTCCCGGTTCCGGCCGAACCTGGGTACCTGGGACTGGTCACGAAGTTGACCCATGCCGAATCCGGCCAATGGCAATCCTCACTGGCGGTGGTGCCGTTACCCAAAGCTGACCCTCAGGGCATGGGAAGCGCCATGACCTATGCCCGGCGATATGCGTTGAGCGCCATGCTGGGTATCGTCACGGACGACGATGATGGCGAAGACGCAAAAATGCCCACGAAAACGACCAGTCCTTCGAGAAGGCCGCAGAATGCCCCTCTGGCGCACAAAGGCACACCTTCCGACGAACGCCCTGGCCAAGTCGATAAAAACGCCTCAGACTCGAAGCATGGCGTTCAGAATTTTTTAGCGCTCTTGCCTCGAATCGACGGCATCACCTACCAAACGGTTCCTGCCGACGGCGGACAAACCTGCATTATCGCCACGGGCAACACGGCGGCGAAAAAAGCGCTGCTCTCGGAAGCGGGCTTCCGCTGGAACCCGCAGCGCAAGGTGTGGTGGCGGTACGCCCATGCTTCCTGA
- a CDS encoding DUF3150 domain-containing protein: MDTPILSDIRVLDNLLAVNLNITLWSARKKLTLEDFGPVDLPPEDLATLGSKRIAPPESLRIFATLKARAFAFLDRHGIRFLGGWAIPEAKATEIVRELCAIRDEFTAQKEAFLTEYDTLVQDWIAKHADWANLIANSTVGSEYVRARLGFAWQLYKVAPLMEHPEAETMVESGLYEEVEGLAGTLFTEIAKFADETWRKVYAGRTEVTHKALSPLRTMYHKLMGLTFVEPHVAPVTEILHMALSRLPKKGTIAGTDLLMLQGLVCLLRDPDALIEHSQKVIEGYGPATVLDSILRAPLVPVLAENSPVEITGFLDAPEGDEEQADMEDPAPRPCPGPHVQIPSMGLW, translated from the coding sequence ATGGATACCCCGATTCTCTCCGACATCCGCGTTCTGGACAACCTCTTGGCCGTCAACCTCAACATCACGCTTTGGTCGGCTCGCAAAAAGCTGACCCTTGAAGACTTCGGTCCGGTGGATCTGCCGCCGGAAGATCTGGCGACCCTTGGCAGCAAGCGCATCGCGCCGCCGGAGAGCCTGCGCATCTTCGCCACCCTCAAGGCCCGGGCCTTTGCCTTTCTGGATCGGCACGGCATCCGCTTCCTGGGCGGTTGGGCCATCCCGGAAGCCAAGGCAACCGAAATCGTTCGTGAACTGTGCGCCATCCGCGACGAATTCACGGCCCAAAAGGAAGCGTTCCTCACGGAGTATGACACCCTGGTGCAGGACTGGATCGCCAAGCATGCGGATTGGGCCAACCTGATCGCCAATTCCACGGTGGGAAGCGAATATGTCCGCGCCCGCCTGGGATTTGCCTGGCAGCTCTACAAGGTGGCTCCACTTATGGAGCATCCCGAGGCCGAGACCATGGTCGAATCCGGCTTGTATGAGGAAGTGGAGGGGTTGGCCGGCACGCTTTTCACCGAGATCGCCAAGTTTGCCGATGAGACTTGGCGCAAGGTGTATGCCGGCAGGACCGAAGTGACCCACAAGGCGCTGTCGCCGCTGCGCACGATGTACCACAAGCTCATGGGCCTGACCTTTGTCGAGCCCCATGTGGCTCCGGTGACGGAGATCCTGCACATGGCGCTTTCGCGTCTGCCTAAGAAGGGTACCATCGCCGGGACCGACCTCCTCATGCTCCAAGGTCTGGTCTGCCTTCTGCGTGATCCTGACGCCCTGATTGAGCATAGCCAGAAGGTCATCGAGGGCTACGGCCCGGCCACGGTGCTCGATTCGATCCTGCGTGCGCCCCTGGTCCCCGTGCTTGCGGAGAACAGCCCGGTTGAGATCACCGGATTCCTGGACGCGCCGGAAGGTGATGAGGAGCAGGCGGATATGGAGGATCCCGCGCCGCGTCCATGCCCTGGGCCGCACGTGCAGATTCCCAGCATGGGGCTGTGGTGA
- a CDS encoding site-specific integrase, translating into MDYQEIRSQLVQWLACLLEEPDKQPISQKEIRERLNGYLRALLEKDDMNVHPRKGVSGPDIELTAAQLLASNASLLSRLVENPDSLVKSVTECIPVLISEGVFKPEEISNENVLQIVKAHLKAQVLNNKIKAARASGDYLMEQAVFAAPYKPYPPVAEEAVVQGGQSDSVGGELLSEFIEKYIKTKISDGAWKDHGVADHRGRLFNLVEILGDKVVSDVSRDDMRHFRDVLRRLPPNRTKLKKYKGKTINDILEMNPADVLSVKTVNVIVETASSMFDWGVREGHLSQNPAKGLSIKDDRQEIGLRDAFSPEDIRKIFASDHYVKGDFKHPSFFWAPLIAVYTGMRLEEVCQLSLDDIYESEQGNIWVIDVNANLYRDGIGRKLLKNKNAARIIPIHQDLIQVGLLDHRDCLKKQGVERLFPELNKTALSPKFGKQPGKVFGKLVRALDLGGNKTFHSLRHSFSDFFKVKGLHNDTFRQIFGHEIPELAGRQYGSKFDARTCYEEIVSKLDYGIDISLVNAKPYL; encoded by the coding sequence TTGGATTATCAAGAAATTCGATCACAGTTGGTTCAGTGGTTAGCCTGCTTGCTGGAAGAGCCAGATAAACAACCAATTTCTCAAAAAGAGATTCGGGAAAGGCTCAATGGGTATCTCCGTGCTCTTCTAGAGAAGGATGACATGAATGTTCATCCGCGCAAGGGGGTGAGTGGTCCTGACATTGAGTTGACGGCCGCGCAACTTTTAGCAAGTAATGCCAGCCTCCTGAGTCGTCTTGTTGAGAATCCTGATTCGTTAGTCAAGTCTGTGACAGAGTGTATCCCGGTGTTGATATCGGAAGGAGTTTTTAAGCCTGAGGAGATTTCAAATGAGAATGTTTTGCAAATAGTAAAAGCACATTTGAAAGCGCAAGTGCTTAATAATAAGATCAAAGCGGCGAGAGCAAGTGGTGATTACCTCATGGAGCAAGCTGTTTTTGCTGCTCCTTATAAACCGTATCCTCCTGTTGCTGAAGAAGCAGTTGTCCAAGGAGGCCAGTCTGATTCTGTTGGTGGGGAATTGCTGTCTGAATTTATTGAGAAGTATATCAAGACAAAAATTTCTGATGGAGCTTGGAAAGATCACGGTGTTGCGGATCATAGGGGGAGGCTCTTTAACTTGGTAGAAATCTTGGGGGATAAAGTTGTCTCTGATGTTTCTCGTGATGATATGCGCCATTTTCGTGATGTATTACGTAGATTGCCGCCCAATAGGACGAAGTTGAAAAAGTACAAAGGGAAAACAATCAACGATATTTTAGAAATGAATCCCGCTGATGTCTTAAGTGTCAAGACAGTTAATGTGATCGTCGAGACGGCATCAAGCATGTTTGATTGGGGTGTGCGGGAAGGGCATTTGTCCCAGAATCCAGCGAAAGGGCTTTCTATTAAGGATGATAGGCAAGAGATTGGCCTGCGTGATGCTTTTTCCCCTGAAGATATTCGGAAGATTTTCGCAAGCGATCATTATGTGAAAGGAGATTTTAAACATCCTTCTTTCTTCTGGGCTCCGCTGATAGCAGTCTATACAGGTATGCGCCTCGAAGAGGTGTGTCAGTTGAGCCTCGACGACATATATGAGTCCGAACAGGGAAACATATGGGTCATAGATGTCAACGCCAATCTGTATCGTGATGGGATAGGACGGAAGTTGCTAAAAAATAAAAACGCTGCACGCATCATTCCTATCCATCAGGACTTAATTCAAGTTGGGCTTCTTGATCATCGCGATTGCCTCAAGAAACAAGGGGTTGAAAGGCTTTTCCCAGAATTAAATAAGACAGCATTGTCGCCCAAGTTTGGAAAGCAACCTGGAAAGGTATTTGGTAAATTGGTCAGAGCATTAGACCTTGGGGGGAATAAGACGTTTCATTCGTTACGGCATTCCTTTAGTGATTTCTTTAAGGTGAAAGGACTACATAACGATACTTTTCGACAGATCTTTGGGCATGAAATACCGGAACTGGCTGGACGGCAGTATGGTTCAAAGTTTGATGCTAGGACGTGTTATGAGGAAATTGTGTCAAAACTTGATTATGGCATTGACATTTCTCTGGTCAACGCCAAGCCGTATCTGTGA
- a CDS encoding BRO-N domain-containing protein, which translates to MLNTLGSSQEMLIFSESGLYKLVFRSRKPEAEKFKIEEDNIALEIAKRKLVRKNDEPNKRQILRH; encoded by the coding sequence ATCCTGAATACCCTTGGTAGTTCCCAAGAAATGCTCATCTTTTCCGAGTCTGGCCTTTACAAGCTTGTGTTCCGCAGTCGGAAGCCGGAAGCTGAAAAGTTCAAGATAGAGGAAGATAACATTGCTCTTGAGATTGCGAAGCGGAAGCTTGTTCGTAAGAATGATGAACCAAACAAACGACAAATTCTACGGCATTGA
- a CDS encoding AAA family ATPase produces the protein MDKTLFDLSGLQATELDAGQVFSGTPSGKAVQGFDAPCRYTPTPSPDYLFHESSRDIIVWFLERSDPLYVFGPTGSGKTSLVKELAARLHYPVFEVTAHGRLEFADLVGHLAVRDGSMDYAYGPLTLAMRHGGLFLLNEIDLVSPDVAAGCNGVLDGQPLCLAENGGELVSPHPLFRFVATANTNGAFDETGLYQGTLQQNLAFMDRFWLCEVGYPEEQAEMALLAGRTAMLPEDVRARMVHFANEVRRLFVGEAAGEITKTIEVTFSTRTLLRWADLTVRFQPLAHQGIQPVTYALDRALGYRASRETRALLHELAQRIFPVAG, from the coding sequence ATGGACAAGACTCTGTTTGACCTGAGTGGCTTGCAGGCCACGGAACTGGACGCCGGCCAGGTGTTTAGCGGCACGCCGTCGGGAAAAGCCGTCCAGGGCTTTGACGCGCCGTGCCGTTACACGCCCACGCCGTCGCCGGACTACCTCTTCCACGAATCCAGCCGGGACATCATCGTCTGGTTCTTGGAACGCAGCGATCCGCTGTACGTGTTTGGCCCGACCGGCTCCGGCAAGACCTCGCTGGTCAAGGAGCTGGCCGCCAGACTCCACTATCCGGTGTTCGAGGTGACGGCCCACGGTCGGCTGGAATTTGCCGATCTGGTCGGCCACCTGGCCGTGCGTGACGGCTCCATGGACTATGCCTACGGCCCCCTGACCCTGGCCATGCGGCACGGCGGCCTGTTTTTGCTCAACGAAATCGATCTGGTCAGCCCGGACGTGGCGGCCGGCTGCAACGGTGTTCTGGACGGACAGCCCCTTTGTTTGGCCGAAAACGGCGGCGAACTTGTTTCCCCGCATCCCCTGTTTCGGTTCGTGGCCACGGCCAACACCAATGGCGCCTTTGACGAGACCGGGCTCTACCAAGGCACGCTTCAACAGAACCTGGCCTTCATGGACCGGTTTTGGCTGTGCGAAGTGGGCTATCCGGAGGAACAAGCTGAAATGGCGCTGCTTGCCGGCCGGACGGCCATGCTGCCGGAGGATGTCCGTGCCCGCATGGTGCACTTCGCCAATGAAGTCCGCCGGCTTTTCGTCGGCGAAGCGGCCGGCGAGATCACCAAGACCATCGAAGTGACGTTTTCTACCCGCACCTTGCTACGCTGGGCTGATCTGACCGTGCGGTTCCAGCCGTTGGCTCACCAAGGCATCCAGCCGGTGACCTACGCCCTGGACCGCGCCTTGGGCTACCGGGCCAGCCGGGAAACCCGAGCCTTGCTGCATGAACTGGCCCAGCGAATCTTTCCCGTTGCCGGGTAA